DNA from Doryrhamphus excisus isolate RoL2022-K1 chromosome 19, RoL_Dexc_1.0, whole genome shotgun sequence:
ACACACATATCCATATACAAAAAGTCATGCTTCATTCTGGTTTGAAATGTCTGTAACTAGGAATGCATGGTTgtagatgaccacaatgtatctCACTGCACTAGTTTTCCATGGGTGTGGACAATTAAAATGcttgctaatgtttttttttaatagaaaaggGTTTGATGGCGTTAtttgcaggggaaaaaaatagttgCCGCAAATATGAACCCAGCAGAGGGCCCTGTCTCACAAGTCAATGcattcaacattttccagcaggaagacaaCTTCACAAGACACGATGTTGTGTAAGGTTTTGTAAGAACAGTACTGTATACCGCATGCATGTCTTTGTTGCTTATTGTGTGCAACTGATTctgaaatgtgtttaataactgTGAGAGCCATACTATAAGCATTTCTAGGGCTTTTGGAACGTAACTCCTGCAAACAAAGGGGCACTACTGTATAATAacctaatacagtggaacctcggttagcatgattttcaacaaacaaaaatatatgccACAATTTTGCCTGCATTCTCCGGTCTTGTTATACTATTAATAAACTGCGTGAGTCTAACTGTTTTCTTAATGTATATTTGTCAAATATCAAAAAACGTCctttccttgttagcatcctatgaACTAGCTAAACAAATCGGCAACCGGAACCAGAAGTCAAAACAAGTTTTTATGATTTTCCAATTATAGTTTACATTCATAAAACAACtgtaaatgcatttaaaataaattagggATTTAAGGTTACACTTAAGGTTACCTTCATTGAAGTTCCCAGACACAacggcagcgagatcaaccaccatcttcctgttttcAGTCACGTCAaacgtcttcagtgaaggtaaaagtaacctttaatgttcatttatcattGAAATTGCTTTCTATGCATTTTGAttgtatcctcacgagggtcatgggggtgctggagcctatcccagctgtcttcgggcggggtacactctggactggtcgccagccaatcacagggcacatatagacaaacaaccattcacactcacatttaaatataaaattgtgAAGTTTAAATAAATGCCACACTCTTTTGCAATCCTAATTGCAGATGCAAACGGTGAAAAGCACTAGTGTCGCTCCCTCGTGGTGAAATTGGTAAATTATGGTTTCTGTTTACAAACCCTTCCAAATAATGTATCCTACTGCAAATATGTCACAATTTAAAGATTTTTAGTTGCATTGCTTAAAAAAAGGGGAGTTGTTTGAGCTTTTTAGTCAAGTGTCGTTTGAACGAAATTCATGTTCTAGCAGTATTCTTTTTCCCATCACTTCCGAGATGAGTCAGCCTCTGCAAGCACAATAGCCACGCACATCACTCCCACATTCAAGGTCAGTCAGCAACACTAAAAGCTTCTGCATGTGTCCGTCTGCTGCAAAGAAGAAAAGCTAATAAAACATGgaacatttgatttattttttgtctgacAGCTCCATGAATGCATTGGATCAGTTCAAACAGTCATTATTCAAATGAATCCACCGATATATACTACACAGGGAATGCATCAATGTCACATTAGAAACTATTATAGAAAGGTACTTACTGACACAGTAGTGACACGTGGCAGGGACACTCACTaaccacttcattaggtacatccGAGCGTTTTTATCTTTGCTATGACATCATTTTGATTGGATTGTGCAGTTGTACCTATTGTAACGGCCAGCGAGTGCATATGGTCATAAGAAACAACATCTAATTTAGACAGGTTGGTTTGAATTCAGTCTTGCTATTACAGTATCAGCTCTTTATGCTGCACattgtaaataatgtttatttactCCTGGACAGTCCGTTTCCTGAGGTCGGCTGCTGTATCCACAGTGGAATCACAAGGTAGAGTTCAAGAATTCCAGAAGTTCGGCTCGATTTTTGTCCCGCTggtgttgaaaaaaacaaaacaaaacacatatgTACATCAGCCAGAGGATACAGCACTATCTATAGTGTCTCCAAAAATACCTGTTTATCTTTCTTTGACTTCTTTACTTTCATCTTGATCTTCTTTCCTGAAATCATGCTGTACTTGCCGCCTTTCTTCCTCTCCTTCAAGTACTGAGAGAGCGCACAAAAGGAGCTCGGTCATCACATTTGGGTTTAAAAAGGTATGTGATCATAATGAATGAAACGCATGTACAACCTTAGAGATCTGAACAGGCCCAGAATTGTCTTCCCCGCCTTTTGATTTCTTGTCCTTTTTACGTTTGTGTCGCTTCTCTTTCTTGCCCTTCTGCTGCAGATTTACAAAAATTGGACACATTTTTGCATGTGATATTACTAATTAATAAGCTAGCAACATAATACAGAAACatacttttttgtgtttgtcctttttccttttcttaGACTGTTTTCTGGACTTACTGCGGGAGTCTGGTAAGAAAAAACAAGAGTGAATTATTTGAAAACAATACCATTTGCATGTCAACGTACCACTACTTCTGGAACTACTCCGGCTGCGAATGGACGAATGTGACGAGCCGGTCgatgaggaagaagatgacgaggatgctgaggatGACGATGACGTggaagaggaggacgaggaggaggatgatctACTCCGGCTTCGTTTCcgctttttcttttctcttcctGCATAAACAGAAGATTACTGATGCACGGCAAGAGTTGCACAAATCTTATTAAAACTACTTTagtaatgaggtttgcatatgCACACTATAACATAGCAGCCTTGCCTCGGCTCTTGTCATCTGTCCTGGAACTGGACACTCTGCACTCTGGTTTTGTTGActtgaaaaaaagaacattttgatCATTCAGTCGACATTGTTTTTGCTAATGCTTGTACTGTAAAATCTAATAGCTGCAGTGGGACATTTAACATTAAATCAAACAGGGAAAATGTGGTGATTACCCACCAAAACAGGATTGTGTTTAATTTCAGGTTGATACAGTGTTGACATATTAAAAGTTgcacacaaataaacataacattGTCCTATTAGCAACCATCGCTCATAGTTGGCGGATTATGTATTCAATGTTGCTAAGCTAACACTAAATTGCATTCACGCAGAAAGCAATGCTCATAATAGATGGCAAGTTATGACACTCACCATGGTAGTAGTTAATCACAAACACCTtggcaacacaacaaaatatatCTACATTTATCCACACACTGATGCGCCGTAGGTTAGCTTTAGCTAACAACCCCGGTAGCCATTTTCTATCCCAGAATGCACCACGGCTGGCTTCCTTCACAACACGGAAGTGCGTCGTTATTTCTTTAAAATGACAGCGCGCCAAACCAATGCGGAAGTACTCCGCCACCTGTCGCTTTACATAAACCTGTGACTCATTATGCTACGCTAAATGTCGGTAATTGTTGTCCGGAGAAGGTACGTATTTTATGACAAGTTGATACATTTAAGTGTCACTATGGGAATGTGTAAGTTAAATACGGATATGTTCTTTAAACAACTATAATTAGCTCCCACTCGTAAACACTGTACTGTGTATCTGTACGACAGAGGTCCCTTTTGTATAACCACGTAAAGTATCATTCAGCAAATTCGGTAATTTAGTACAGTATTTCAAAAGCTTTCCACCTCTCTTTTAGTTGAATTAACTACCCGGAGTATTAGgaaagtatagtatagtatagtgcaGAGAAAGTGACGGTGATTCACAAAACGCACACATTTGGCAATAATGtagaaaacatttattatggCAGTAATAGTACAATCTGTATAAAAGACAATACCAAAAAATAATGCACATAAATGGCCAAAAACAAGAGATTAATTCTAAATGTTGTCAGTTTTATATTGCCCTGCACTCCATATTGGAGCTTTGTGTAACAGTGTTGTATCGTAAATGTAGTGACAAAGAGAAATAACCTGCCTTAGAGTATGAATATTTTGCACATGACTTATTTTCCTGTGTGTAATTAATATGCTGtcatttgaaataataaaaatccagTACCAGTACTTTTTACACCACAGGGCTACCATCAAACTGACTATGTGAAATAGTATGTACATAAAAGAATACATTTCATGTAATTGAATCCAAATAATATAAGCCTCAgtgtacacagacacacacaggttGATTCATTACAGGAACATTGTTCTTCTAAAGGTAAGGGGTGAGGTAGCCCTTCCATTCCTGCTTTTCATCAATTTGTGTGGAAGAAGTACAATGTAATACTTGAAAGCTAAAATAGACACTCtactaatactgtatataaaagcaTGCGTGTATGCTTGATAAAGTAAAGAAAGCTGTTTTACAGCAttgatttatgaaaaaaaaatcatacgtCCATTGCTAATTTCAgtgtaaaaaaacccaaacaaaaacaactcatCCCTGTAGGCTGCTGATTAAATTCCAAAAAGTGTGTAGTTTTAAGGACAGGCATttaaatttcaatatatttttttaatagccACTGACAATTGTTTATGTTGATGCTCTGCTTTGCCAACAAACTACTTCAGACTGAAttaacagcgcctctgctggttgcagtcaGGTGGTGCACTTCAGTGCGCCTCAGTTGCTTCAAGACACGATTAATCAGCAATTAATCGATTATTATGCCCATCTATGCCCATGTATTTCTTTGAGAAAATTATGATGTCAAATTCAGTGAGTCCTACTGCTTTTCTCTGAACTGTGATGGAAAGCATTGTGCATTTTCCTAGTCCAGGTCTTAAACATCTGCTTTGTTCTTAGAGTGATCTGCATGAGCTAAGCTCTCCTCgttgtcctcctcctctgcagGGACCTGGGacagcaaacaacaacaaaaatcaccATGGAGAAATCCAACAGTTCAACATGATATTAATTCAGGCACTACCTGGCTATGATGCAGCACGGGAGTTTAATCATCATCTCTTACATCTACCGTCTATGAAATTGAGCAGGATTTCTTACCTCCCAGTAAATAGAGTCGTCGAAGCAGTTCTGGTCTGGAGGTTGTCCCCAGATAGGCAACTTCATTATTAATCCTTGAGCaaggaaatatatttttggtcaCCCTGGTCACAATCGACCAACCATACTGAACCACTTAAACATAGCTACTATTGTGCAATAAAAGCACATCcaatataatgtttttataCCAATGAAATGGCTGCTGAGCGTTGAGTGTCACTTCTTCACCCACCTGTGATAGCCCCTCCAACCAGAGCAAACCCAAGGGATGAAGCCAAGGCGGCGGCTTGCATGGCGGCATTCCCTCTAAAAGGTGAGCAGAGCAGATGTTTAGCAAAGTAAACACAGCAATATGTGAAAGCTCTGATTATGACACTTACTCTTTTTTACCCAAAGCCACAGCCACAATACCGGCCAGGCCTCCCAGGATGCCCGGCATGCCATGCAGATTGTGTACACCGCAGGTATCCTGGATGCCCAGATTAGATGCCAGAATAGGCTGTAGAGAAAAGCAACTTCAATGTGAATATGCACATTGGCTTGGTATGCAGGTGTTTTACTTCAACTCACAGTCAGGTACTTAAACCCCAGGGTGGAAACGATACCAGCCACTAATCCAATCAGCATTGCCCCGAATGGCCCAATGTTCATGTCGGCACATGTTCCTACGGCGACACCACCAGCCAGTGTGGCATTCTGAATGTGCACCTGGAGAATAAACAAGCGATGTCAGAACAGGTTTAAAACACAGTTGAGGTTTGCTGTTGAAGGAAAGTTGTCTGACCATGTCTAGTTTTCCCTTGTGCTCCACCAGACTGGAGATAGCGTAAGCAGAGAGCACGCAGGCGGCCAGGGAGAGATAGGTATTGATGACTGCTGTGAGCTGGGTGAAGCCCGGTTCGGCAATGGCTGAGTTAAAACTAGGCCAGAACATCCAGAGGAACACGGTCCCTGTCAAGAAGAGGGGGTCAGTGAAGTTACTTAATCACAAGTGGAAAGAAAGCTATTCGCTTCACAAACACTAGGTGGTATCCTTGAGCAACCAGTCCTCAGCACAGCCGCACAGACAACtgtgtccactagatggcatgAATGATCAGCAAGGAGGCAGGGGTAAAAGTTGGATTCCAATGCAGGACAACTGATGTCTTACCAATCATAGCAAACAGATCAGAGTGGTAGACGGAGCCGTCATTCTCGTGGCCGTTCCTCAGACCAGGCCGGTAAAGCATTCGAGCCACGGCCAAACCAAAATAAGCTCCGTAGGCGTGGATGATCATGGAGGCCCCAACGTCATTGGCCTGCAAAAAGACTATAGTTCATGCACTTTTCCACAACTATTGTTTCCTTAACTACAATGTTAGTTTAGGGTGTAACAAATTAGGAGGCTTAAATAATTGCATTATTAGATTTGCATATATTGATCAAACTTTAAATTGGATGCACTTGGAATGAAAAGCCATTAATTTCCATTTACTGCCTTGTGCATTGTCAAAGTGCACCTTCACTTTTTCGGTCTATATTTGCAATGATGTGTAAGgtgtgaatgtatttatttctctaaatgatgttttttttttttgtggttcgATTCACCTCCATAACTGTTGCCACCAGGTGCTCGTTTATGGAGAAGATGCTGATCTCCAGGATGGTCATAATGAGCAGCTGAACAGGGCTGGTTTTACCCAGAACCGCTCCGAAGGAGATCAGGACTGTGGCTGTGCTGAAGTCTGCGTTGATGATTCTTCAATGAGAGGTGAGAGGGTAAAACAACCACAGCATAAGAGTAGTTTGTGTAGGAATATTTTCAGAAACAAATTCAACTGGGGAATATTGGAACATCGGTAAGAATTGATGATCAAAAAACCGAATTtgatcaaaatacaaaaaaatcaaatgtcGCACGAAGGTCACTACACTACAACTTGAGCAAATGCTGCAAGACTTCTGGATAACTGCCCAAACGGAGGGTCTCTGCTATttaatttgccttttatttggCATTCTTATATTTTTTAGTATAAAGGAAATGGAATCTCAATTATTATGCTGCAGgcaagctagcaagcaagctaactaggtagcctcaaatttatttcttttaaactaaagaagccaaaaacttaccacttccacatggaatgggaggacaaCCTTTTCCCGCTCTATCATGTGGGACATGACATggttgacttcatgcagtgttaaggtaatgtaatgtctaAAATGTTtagtgccacctagtgaccagaatgctACACACCACTTGTATGCAATACGTTACGGCttataatagaccatagtctaccatCAAACACCgatcatttatgaatgaatttctaAAAAACGTGGGATTGCAACCCCAGATCCAATTGCAGTGGTTCTGGCCTTACTTGAAGATGTTGATCTTAATCTTGCCATCATCAAGATGCCAGATGCCCTGCATGAGGAGGCCCCACTGCAGGCCAAAGGCGGCCAGCAGTAAGTTGACGCCCACGCTGCTGAAGCCGTATCTCTTCAGGAAAGTCATCAAGAAGCCGAAGCCGATGAAGATCATAACGTGGACATCCTGGAACACTGGGGACATGAGAGGGGGGGCGTTAGTGATTTGTCACGCAAGACGCAATTTAGCCCATAGATAACTCCATGGCGGTGGTCATATTGAATTAGGCGGAACACTTTATGTGATGTGGTCAATTCCAAACAGGCCGCGCGCTATTAATTTCCCTCTCACTCATTTGACCTGTGGAAATAATTCCACAGGGGCTGTTTTGTCAGCCGTGACCTGGTGACTTGAAAAGCAATTCAATCACACTTTCAGTGGGATTCTGGGAAAATGCTCTCTACAGTATGTGGAGCATATGATCCTAACAGGTTTCAGGGGCGATGGGGGAGTTTGTTTTAGGAGTAAAGGATGGCGGTATAGGTACACGTCCATGGGTGGTGTCCATAGGTGCGTCCTCGGACAGGAAATGGTCTTAAGCTGATGTGATGAGCGCCATCAATGGAAATGACATCAGACTAGAAAGACAATGGGTGTAATTTCCTCATAGCACAGCATTCTTAATGGTGTTCTAAACAGGAACCACCAGCTTTGTTTGATGATTGGTTATTTCAATGGTGACGCTCATTAGTCATAGTTTTAGAAACTcagttttgaatttttttgtgcaaatgaCAAAGATGGAGACCTTGTATTTAGTTATTCTTTACTGCCAAGTTATGGACTAAATCAGGTGTCTGAAGTGTGGCCTGCAGATGgcacatttttaaaagcaaaactaaaacaaaaaaggaaataagtaattttacaacaatagtaaaaatattagctaaataaagttataatattgataatgtcataattttccaaaacaagtattaggagcataaagttgaattgaagaattttttttcaaagttgtcATAATATGGATGCAACTTTTTCAGGATTATAATTTTGtgatactcataatattatgagaaagacaTTCATAAGAATGTAGTTGGGGGGGGTGTTATTAGTTGATATGTtggttgatattttttttcattctctgtttacaaaatgtaaaatatgaaaGTGACCCCCTCATCCTTTGATATTTCCCTCAGTGAAAGTTTGAACTCCCCAGGACTCTGTGCATGCAGCACTTTGTCTTTCAACGCCActgcagctttacagatgccatgccTTGCGTGAACCATGGTggcatgacattttttttcattccgcTATGTGAATGTGCACACACTAACAGTAACATCTTGCTTTGCTGGGTTCTGTGGCAAATAAAATGCTGTTTTATCTTTAGTGGTTCCATTTGTCAGTTGAGTGATGCTGCCAAATATGTGAGGACgcttaaaaaaaccttaaaatgctaacatttgcttTACACCTGCAGTGATGCCTTGTAGATAACCTATTTGACGCTTTGAAGTTTGCATTTGATGCCCCGTTTTGTGGTGACTAAAGAACATGGTTGTAAGCTGCGCGCTGAATACGAGGAGATAAAGTTGGGACGCAGCCACAGCATCTGGCATCACGCCCAGACGTTAGGTAACGCTCACACGGAGAGATTACCGCTTGGGGTGAAATGTGCATGTGAAGGAGCGATGCTTGAAATCATTTTGCAccacaaaaatgtcattcatgTTCTTTATGTGCAAAGATGCTTCGGCTTGACACGGTATCCTGTGTGTGGATTATGTTTCGTGGACACGCATATtgcaaaacatgtaaatgtacttAAATCCTATGGCAACGACCCTTAACATCCCTTGAAGGTAACTTTGGACGACCCTCTCTGATGGCTCACCTCACGTTTATTCTCTTAATGACATCGGTTACGGTCCACTGTGCAACCCACACTGGTTTTGACATGGTCATTATGTTTCTAGTTGTGTAACAATATAGCAAAAAGTGAAAatctctctaaaaaaaaaaaaaaaaaaaaattatctctgTGGGTCACACCCGCCACACCCAACTGTGAGCGGACACTTCAGTGCAGCACTAAACTGCAGGAGAGTTGCAGATGCATATTCTTTACTATATGCCACCCGACACTCCTCTGGAGGTCCTTTTTTTATGAACAGGCGTGGATGGAGAGGAACATAACACCCGTGACTCCTGACACTCTTTCTGTTCAACGtgtgattggaaaaaaaacatgttttgcatTAATAGTAATTCCACCTGACAGAGTACAAACCTTGATATGAAGCTGATAATGAGTTATTGAAATGACTTCAAAGTTGCATTCATTGATTTAAGTCAACAGGAagccaaaatgcataaaagattTGAATCATATTAGTGTGTCACAAGACTCTTTATCATTGTATATTAAGATAACCATTCTGCTGCCTTGTAGTGAGGCATGTGGCGGCCAGTTCACCTCACATTTCGGTACCAAGTAGGGTTCCAATATAGAGCTAAAAGCATTATAATGGAGCAGAATcgataaaataaaaagttttgaTTTCTGCAGTATTATAGACATCCCACTCAGCGCATCCTTTATCCAGCAGCACCAGTCACACTTACTGGGATAGAGCTCCATAGGCGGGTCGTGGTGGCCCGTGTTGTTGGAGTGCGAGTCGTGGCCGTGACCTTTGCCGTCATCGTAGACCACAAAAACTGCAAACAAGATGATGGTAATAATCTCCAAAGCCAAGGCCACGATGGGGAACTTCAGCCTCATGTTGGTGGCGTACGCCGGCATGCTGAGACGCTATAGTTATCTGTCTGTGGCACttgcacatgcacatacacacacaggaacGTGCAAtgtgcactcacacacacacacacacgcagtaaGCCTCAATTTCTAACTGAGTGAAGGGAAAGAAGAAAGTGGCATCTGCTTTTAAACTGATGCGGGTTTTGTTGTGGCCAATGACAGAGCAGAAGTCTTGGGCCTGGATGATGAACACCCCCTCTTTCTTTTCTCAACCCCCCCTCGTGTACTTGGCCTTTCAGGGATGGGTTTCCTCTGTGGATGACTGAAGGGACAAAGCCAAACCCTCATTTAGTACACACTTTTCACCTTATTGAGCTTCTTAGGCACTCATTTTTCACTGTCACTGAGTTTGTTGACATATTTAATATGTGAGGCAGCTTTGCATTGCACAAGTGTCACTCAGTTTTCTGTTCATGTTGACCATGCTGCAAAGACAGTTTGGTTTTGACTCGTGTGTTTGCAGTTTCAGATTCATTGCACTGTTTAATGCagcaaccaaaccaaaccatttTTTGCGGCATTGTCTCAGTTTGGCAAATCTTGACACTCCCTTCTTTTGCAGAAGTGCTCCTGTCTGTCAGGTTTGTAAGGGCATTTTTgtgcatttaattaattttaaatcttGGCTGTTCTACACCTAAAttttcatatcaccatccttcTGTAAAAGGGAAAGTCCTCTTCAGGTTTAGTTTTCTGATATCTGACATCAAGTGTTTTGGGTCTCACTGTATAATGACCTTTTTTGCGATTTTTCTGATATTACAGTAGGTGTGGAGCACTGAAAAACAAAGACTCTGTATTGCTCACATCGTTGATGCAAACCACCATGTAACAAGGCAAGCAATCACTGCAAGGCATGTGAGTAAATAGTTTCACAGcgtgtttttttcatgtcattttgaCCAGAATGCACACTGGGGCTCCAGTGTTGTCGTTTGGCATCATTTCATATACGCCTGTGCTTCCTTTGCCACCAACCAGAAAGTATCCAGGCTCACAGCTCACAGTGGGCCATCAGGTTCTGCTCTGCAGCTCCCACAATGTGAAAATAGGAGTCAAAATTGGCCTTATTATTAGCCTTTTGGGCTGAGAGACCTTGTGAATGAGCGAGAGTAGTTAATCAATGCCAgcaacacattttgtgtttgttttggagcGTTTTTCTTAGTGTTTGGGAAATGGCTTCCAAATGTTGAGAGATGTCATAAACTCCCATTACCCCATCAACTTACACTGCAGAGTTTTTGCTGTGATATTTGGCAGCGGCTGtatgtattgttttgtttcaagACAAGTTTGAACAGCAGGATTTATGGCCCACTTAACACAGCCATTCATCCTTGACTGCAACAGTTATATGCTGCTTTAATCGGAGCTCACCCTATTAATAACTAAGTAAACACTCTCTTTTTGTATGTGGCTGACCCTTCAGGGCTTCCAATGTCATGTGGCGTTTTTTACATACTGTGGGACCCCTCTTCAATTTGAAGGAAAGACTGTTGCAGTGAgacctctaaagcaggggtgtccatacATTTACTGAAAATCAGGATGTGGGGggaattttgatattttaaattttgGGAAAAGGCTAaacttttgtatgtattttatgcCTAAACTATGCATTTGTGGGCACaaaatggctaaatatatattataatatatataaatatattcagtTTCTTCTTCACTTAATGGACAAAGAAGCAAAAGGGGTGGAGAATTAATCATAGGAAGCtggaaaaaattacatttaacttGGGAATGACCAATATGTGTTGGATGGTGCTAAATGCTGACAACACGCTGATCACCGTGCATTGCCAGCTTGTTGACACCACGGTTTGCTGTTCTTCCAGCTGCTCAAACAGTCACGACCCTTTCAACTGCGGAGGCGGTGCTATTTCCCAAGAAGTACAACAGTCTGTTTCAGCAACTTTGAACTATACGTGCCATTGCGGAGACCTACAGCTTCAGAATAGAAACCAGACTTGGGGAATGTGGTGTAGTATGTGCGT
Protein-coding regions in this window:
- the si:ch211-22i13.2 gene encoding protein FAM133, which encodes MSTKPECRVSSSRTDDKSRGREKKKRKRSRSRSSSSSSSSSTSSSSSASSSSSSSSTGSSHSSIRSRSSSRSSDSRSKSRKQSKKRKKDKHKKQKGKKEKRHKRKKDKKSKGGEDNSGPVQISKYLKERKKGGKYSMISGKKIKMKVKKSKKDKQRDKNRAELLEFLNSTL
- the rhag gene encoding ammonium transporter Rh type A; this encodes MPAYATNMRLKFPIVALALEIITIILFAVFVVYDDGKGHGHDSHSNNTGHHDPPMELYPMFQDVHVMIFIGFGFLMTFLKRYGFSSVGVNLLLAAFGLQWGLLMQGIWHLDDGKIKINIFKIINADFSTATVLISFGAVLGKTSPVQLLIMTILEISIFSINEHLVATVMEANDVGASMIIHAYGAYFGLAVARMLYRPGLRNGHENDGSVYHSDLFAMIGTVFLWMFWPSFNSAIAEPGFTQLTAVINTYLSLAACVLSAYAISSLVEHKGKLDMVHIQNATLAGGVAVGTCADMNIGPFGAMLIGLVAGIVSTLGFKYLTPILASNLGIQDTCGVHNLHGMPGILGGLAGIVAVALGKKEGNAAMQAAALASSLGFALVGGAITGLIMKLPIWGQPPDQNCFDDSIYWEVPAEEEDNEESLAHADHSKNKADV